Proteins encoded within one genomic window of Fibrobacter sp. UWB16:
- a CDS encoding PP2C family protein-serine/threonine phosphatase has product MNTSRHTKIRSVTVLVVAALLLELTTAVQYISTRRAITAQIKEMAKQDLTSANRTFEVKEIAEAAIAAVLPEVERFIDTQQQDSLHMALQRVVANHPEIVGVDFAYRVGSDGLRDGYFTFRDDATNEIKDTVIGFDYTERTWYREGLHGNGSWSEPYMSRYYVALMSTFSRPVHDAQGRVVAVIGADVPMRELSSMAVQLYDNQQRSLIPVIILQLVGLFVLGFIMYRSIISVRKLSKVSAEKDLINRELGIANAIQTAMLPPPLPESEFLNIVGSQVPAKQVGGDFYDYFVRDGKLFFNIGDVCGKGIPAALVMSMTQAVFRTIATKVDNPSHIVMGMNTMASRGNTTGMFATLFVGVLDLATGRLSYCNAGHEKPIIITGRNMRYLDVTANIPIGVMEEKKYNIQESVIAAGDMILLYTDGLTEAMNANGKLFGLKRVEETICGGGKTGGNSELSAFAGPQQLLDTMSQAFSKFVNGAEQSDDLTMLVIKYKG; this is encoded by the coding sequence ATGAACACATCCCGCCATACAAAAATCCGGAGCGTAACGGTCCTCGTCGTTGCTGCATTGTTGCTCGAATTGACGACCGCTGTGCAGTACATTTCTACACGCCGAGCCATTACCGCCCAAATTAAGGAAATGGCTAAGCAAGACCTTACTTCTGCGAACCGGACCTTTGAAGTCAAGGAAATTGCCGAGGCTGCTATTGCGGCTGTTCTGCCCGAAGTTGAACGTTTTATCGATACACAACAGCAAGATTCATTGCATATGGCGTTGCAACGAGTGGTTGCGAACCATCCTGAAATTGTCGGCGTCGATTTTGCCTATCGTGTGGGGAGTGATGGCCTTCGCGATGGGTATTTTACGTTTAGGGACGATGCAACCAACGAAATTAAGGACACCGTTATTGGGTTTGACTATACGGAACGCACTTGGTACCGCGAGGGCTTGCATGGCAACGGTTCCTGGAGCGAACCGTACATGAGCCGCTATTACGTGGCGCTGATGTCTACATTCTCGCGGCCTGTTCACGATGCTCAAGGACGTGTCGTTGCCGTTATTGGCGCCGATGTTCCGATGCGTGAACTCTCTTCGATGGCTGTGCAGCTGTACGATAACCAGCAGCGCTCGCTCATCCCTGTCATCATTCTTCAGCTTGTCGGCCTCTTTGTGCTTGGCTTTATCATGTACCGCAGCATCATCAGCGTCCGTAAGTTAAGCAAAGTCAGTGCCGAAAAAGACCTGATTAACAGGGAACTTGGCATTGCAAATGCGATCCAGACGGCGATGCTTCCGCCACCGCTGCCCGAAAGCGAATTCCTGAATATCGTTGGTAGTCAGGTCCCGGCAAAACAGGTGGGCGGCGATTTTTATGATTATTTTGTGCGTGATGGAAAGCTATTCTTCAATATCGGTGATGTTTGCGGAAAGGGAATCCCCGCGGCACTTGTCATGTCGATGACACAGGCCGTGTTCCGCACGATTGCAACTAAAGTCGATAATCCATCTCACATTGTGATGGGAATGAACACGATGGCCAGTCGTGGAAATACGACGGGAATGTTTGCAACGCTTTTTGTTGGTGTGCTAGACCTTGCAACGGGGCGCCTGAGCTACTGCAATGCCGGCCATGAAAAGCCCATTATCATTACTGGACGTAATATGCGATATCTCGATGTTACCGCAAATATCCCTATCGGGGTCATGGAAGAAAAAAAATACAATATCCAGGAATCGGTCATCGCTGCGGGCGATATGATTTTGCTTTATACGGATGGTCTTACCGAAGCGATGAATGCAAATGGAAAGCTGTTTGGATTGAAGCGCGTTGAAGAAACGATTTGTGGCGGTGGAAAAACTGGAGGCAATAGTGAACTCTCCGCATTTGCGGGACCGCAGCAATTGCTGGATACCATGTCGCAAGCCTTTTCCAAATTTGTGAATGGCGCAGAGCAGAGCGACGACCTTACCATGCTTGTGATAAAGTACAAAGGGTAG
- a CDS encoding PorT family protein — MRKIFQAIFALVLLLTVSLFAQNMCIELCTPCQNKKDQTCKKVDKRCHCAALLDSISAAQASKDAAFAESINKLSDELLQTCDETVCARNISFENGLFKEIKQGPSPVSNETKQSLYETKFNKTQPEMSRIEPLPPMTEECSGFCGDCPVTDKMLKAKQPKFKDKFCKKIEQSCKCIDYAINKKQLAEQAKADSVAEFERKLQRIENATALAKQIQEHSINDSACTLTVVFANSEMMALDIQKAKEIVKEKRSEPATTVKENIAEEQPTQFQKTSKSTTENEKEDVWASYSQKSIAFQEDNPSSTNKEIKTDKAKNSFFGISLAFASLTTSAFYGKPLQDLDGYFEFGANLGFFHRIYFNRIVSFNYGLNAEFHHGWYCGFVNFSTILAEIPLGFRFGIIPLGTSQVSLFLSANFHIRKPIYQWYDFDIGSNYWDDYSDSDFASFSDWEFINLLGFGIEITRHFSLEFQWFAGNFRIYEGPFGTDAEQSYLNGSDSWRIKIDFAF; from the coding sequence ATGAGAAAAATCTTTCAAGCGATTTTCGCGTTAGTTCTTTTATTAACGGTTTCGCTTTTTGCACAAAACATGTGCATCGAACTTTGCACCCCCTGCCAAAACAAAAAAGACCAGACCTGCAAAAAAGTCGATAAGCGTTGCCACTGCGCGGCACTCCTCGACAGCATCAGCGCAGCCCAAGCAAGCAAAGACGCCGCATTTGCAGAAAGCATAAACAAGCTTTCTGACGAATTGCTGCAAACATGCGATGAAACAGTCTGCGCCCGCAATATTTCTTTTGAAAACGGACTATTCAAAGAAATCAAGCAAGGTCCATCGCCCGTTTCTAATGAAACAAAACAATCCCTTTACGAGACCAAGTTCAACAAAACTCAACCTGAAATGTCTCGCATTGAGCCTTTGCCGCCAATGACAGAAGAATGCTCCGGCTTTTGCGGAGATTGCCCTGTCACAGACAAAATGCTGAAAGCAAAGCAGCCGAAATTTAAAGACAAATTCTGCAAGAAAATCGAACAATCCTGTAAGTGCATCGATTACGCCATCAACAAGAAGCAACTTGCAGAACAAGCCAAGGCCGACAGTGTCGCAGAATTCGAACGTAAACTGCAGCGCATCGAAAACGCAACTGCACTAGCCAAGCAAATTCAGGAACACAGTATCAACGATTCCGCATGTACACTCACCGTCGTTTTTGCCAACAGCGAAATGATGGCGCTAGACATTCAAAAAGCAAAAGAAATTGTCAAAGAAAAAAGGTCAGAGCCAGCAACCACAGTAAAAGAAAATATTGCAGAAGAGCAACCCACCCAATTCCAAAAAACATCTAAATCCACAACAGAAAACGAAAAAGAAGATGTATGGGCATCATATTCACAAAAAAGCATAGCTTTCCAAGAAGACAATCCAAGTTCCACTAATAAGGAAATCAAAACAGACAAAGCCAAAAATTCGTTCTTTGGAATATCACTTGCATTTGCAAGCCTTACAACCAGCGCTTTCTATGGGAAACCGCTACAAGATCTCGACGGCTATTTCGAATTTGGGGCAAACCTTGGTTTTTTCCACAGAATTTATTTTAACCGGATTGTTTCATTTAATTACGGATTAAACGCAGAATTCCATCACGGATGGTACTGCGGCTTCGTTAATTTCAGTACAATATTGGCAGAAATTCCACTAGGTTTCCGCTTTGGTATTATTCCTTTGGGTACTTCCCAAGTATCACTTTTCCTCAGTGCCAATTTCCATATCCGCAAGCCTATTTATCAATGGTATGATTTTGATATTGGAAGCAATTATTGGGATGACTATAGTGATAGTGATTTCGCATCTTTTTCCGATTGGGAATTTATCAACCTTTTGGGCTTTGGTATCGAAATAACGCGCCATTTTTCACTTGAATTTCAATGGTTCGCTGGAAACTTCCGTATTTACGAAGGGCCATTCGGAACAGATGCCGAACAAAGCTATCTAAATGGCAGCGACAGTTGGCGAATCAAGATAGATTTCGCATTCTAA
- a CDS encoding HAD family phosphatase, whose product MLKNYIFDLGGVLLDIRMKNAYERFVALGLPPAELEPGGSAYKLMEDYQLGFITSAEFCQQIASKCAANAFARCAASPTTPHDIEDAWNSICLSVADRKLQALRKLRKMEGVASVSLLSNTNELHWERCCQNWFNANGNKLEDFFDKIFLSQELHLQKPDPEIFKTAIRELGASPAETIFLDDSPVNTAAAAACGLQTLTVTADVDWVEALFSQVP is encoded by the coding sequence ATGCTCAAGAATTACATTTTTGATTTAGGCGGAGTTCTTTTGGACATCCGCATGAAAAACGCTTACGAACGATTTGTCGCACTCGGTTTGCCGCCCGCTGAACTTGAGCCGGGCGGTTCTGCTTACAAGCTAATGGAAGATTACCAGCTCGGGTTCATCACGAGCGCAGAGTTCTGCCAGCAAATCGCAAGCAAGTGCGCCGCAAATGCTTTCGCAAGATGCGCCGCGAGCCCGACAACGCCACACGATATCGAAGACGCCTGGAATTCCATTTGCTTGAGCGTTGCTGATCGTAAATTACAAGCACTCCGCAAACTGCGCAAAATGGAAGGTGTTGCAAGCGTTTCGCTTTTGAGCAATACAAACGAATTACATTGGGAACGCTGTTGCCAAAACTGGTTCAATGCGAACGGCAACAAGCTCGAAGACTTTTTCGACAAGATTTTCTTGAGTCAGGAGCTCCATTTGCAAAAGCCCGATCCCGAGATTTTCAAGACAGCCATTCGCGAGCTCGGAGCCTCCCCCGCCGAAACAATCTTCCTTGACGATAGCCCCGTCAACACGGCCGCCGCAGCCGCCTGCGGATTACAGACGCTTACCGTAACGGCGGACGTAGACTGGGTGGAAGCGCTTTTTTCGCAAGTACCTTGA
- a CDS encoding DUF975 family protein: MDALDTAKIKETAWEKLGGKWSQAAVAILVFLLISIVIDIPSAFFEKDSTGRSVWNIIETPFALGLDIGLYAYFLNLARNKEIPLKRLVVGFTSGWGFYFNLICTQILALLFICLWALLFIIPGIMKAFSYSLVYFIILDHPEYSHLEILRKSSDMMYGHRMELFVLCLRFIPWILLGIVTCGIGFLWACPYITTAFCEFYLQLKAKYEDSPEVVTNA, encoded by the coding sequence ATGGACGCTTTAGATACTGCAAAAATCAAAGAAACTGCATGGGAAAAACTCGGTGGAAAATGGAGCCAAGCAGCAGTCGCCATCCTCGTATTTTTACTCATTTCTATAGTAATCGACATTCCTTCAGCATTCTTCGAAAAAGACTCCACCGGCAGAAGCGTCTGGAATATTATAGAAACACCGTTTGCCCTTGGCCTAGACATCGGCCTTTACGCTTATTTCCTGAATCTCGCACGCAACAAGGAAATTCCACTCAAGCGATTGGTCGTTGGCTTCACTAGCGGTTGGGGCTTTTATTTCAATCTCATATGTACCCAGATTTTGGCATTATTGTTCATCTGTTTATGGGCATTACTCTTCATCATTCCCGGCATCATGAAGGCTTTTTCTTACTCTTTGGTTTACTTTATCATTTTAGATCATCCTGAGTATTCGCACCTCGAGATTTTGCGCAAAAGTAGCGACATGATGTACGGCCACCGCATGGAACTGTTCGTACTCTGCTTGCGATTCATCCCCTGGATTCTCTTGGGAATTGTAACTTGTGGCATCGGGTTCCTGTGGGCTTGCCCATACATTACAACCGCTTTCTGCGAATTCTATCTGCAATTGAAAGCCAAGTACGAAGACTCTCCGGAAGTTGTAACGAACGCATAA
- a CDS encoding EI24 domain-containing protein, whose amino-acid sequence MEQENISLAKQIKTGFAAYIKAFRLIRANKLTRYLLIPAILNIIVVVAFIFSGVGISDWINGIIERSTENMNGWIHAGMVAIKIILPIIFFALFVFIGGTIVNILMSPIYTFLSEKTETILTGKEFPFDMKQTLKDILRAVVIAVRNTAKQLVLTALCLLLNFIPVAGSVASLVLIFIINAYYFGVGFMDYTYERWRMSPKDSRKETHKLKYVAFANGTVYSLPLYLICGSFIAAFIGGVSTVAATLSQLEFKEK is encoded by the coding sequence ATGGAACAAGAAAACATATCTCTCGCAAAGCAAATCAAGACCGGGTTTGCCGCATACATCAAGGCTTTTCGCCTTATACGCGCAAACAAGCTCACAAGATATTTGCTCATCCCCGCCATTTTGAACATCATCGTCGTGGTCGCGTTCATTTTCTCGGGCGTCGGCATTAGCGACTGGATTAACGGCATCATCGAGCGCAGCACCGAAAACATGAACGGCTGGATTCACGCCGGCATGGTCGCCATCAAGATTATCCTCCCCATCATTTTCTTTGCGCTGTTCGTTTTCATTGGCGGAACGATTGTCAACATTTTAATGTCGCCCATTTACACGTTCCTCTCCGAAAAGACCGAAACCATCCTCACCGGGAAGGAGTTCCCGTTTGACATGAAGCAAACGCTCAAGGACATTTTGCGCGCCGTCGTGATTGCCGTTCGCAACACAGCGAAACAACTTGTCTTGACCGCACTTTGCCTTTTGCTGAACTTTATCCCAGTTGCAGGGAGTGTCGCTTCGCTTGTCCTAATTTTCATCATCAATGCGTATTATTTTGGTGTTGGATTCATGGACTACACTTACGAGCGTTGGCGCATGTCACCTAAAGACAGCCGCAAGGAAACCCATAAATTAAAGTACGTCGCATTCGCAAACGGTACAGTGTACTCGCTACCGCTTTATCTCATCTGCGGTTCGTTCATTGCCGCATTTATCGGAGGCGTTTCGACTGTTGCCGCCACGCTATCGCAATTAGAGTTCAAAGAGAAATAA
- a CDS encoding glycoside hydrolase family 11 protein, whose translation MKKFNSRIFVFSLAVAFATEAYSQDFCNTATHSGESTVVTSNDINDIGNYSYELWADIGDNSATFYTDGSFSCEFNNVNDYLCREGIRYGMNSGLKYTDLGHLYADFKLTDPSFKSYSNVTYSYIGVYGWSQDPLIEWYIVDTWSPYRPNWIGKSTANCDECGLRGIITVDGATYEVYVDKVQRGSIEGDNTPFTQYFSVRKTKRACGTIDITAHFDGWKSLGLELGNSMYEAKVLGEAGQYPENGNASGTLDFAYAKVYTGEASSTALPQFAPKTNTITSAQVFDMQGKFLGNVNATSDIQSAIKNKFHSTGIYMVKLGSAMKSVSVK comes from the coding sequence CAGCGGCGAAAGCACAGTCGTCACTTCCAACGACATTAACGATATCGGTAACTATAGTTACGAACTTTGGGCTGACATCGGCGACAACTCCGCCACGTTCTACACCGACGGCTCATTCTCCTGCGAATTCAACAACGTGAACGATTACCTCTGCCGCGAAGGCATCCGCTACGGCATGAACAGCGGGCTCAAGTACACTGACCTCGGACACCTTTACGCCGACTTCAAGCTGACCGACCCGTCTTTCAAAAGCTATTCCAACGTGACTTACTCGTACATCGGTGTTTACGGCTGGTCGCAGGACCCACTCATCGAATGGTACATCGTTGACACCTGGAGCCCGTATCGCCCGAACTGGATTGGTAAATCTACTGCAAACTGTGACGAATGCGGCTTGCGTGGCATAATCACCGTTGACGGCGCCACATACGAAGTCTACGTCGACAAAGTCCAACGCGGTTCCATCGAAGGCGACAACACGCCGTTCACGCAGTACTTTAGCGTGCGCAAGACCAAACGCGCCTGCGGCACCATCGATATTACAGCCCACTTTGACGGTTGGAAGAGCTTAGGACTTGAACTCGGCAACTCCATGTACGAAGCGAAGGTGCTCGGCGAAGCGGGCCAATACCCCGAAAACGGGAACGCCTCCGGCACACTCGATTTCGCTTACGCAAAGGTCTACACCGGCGAAGCAAGCTCCACGGCCCTTCCCCAATTTGCACCGAAAACAAACACAATCACTAGCGCGCAGGTTTTCGATATGCAGGGCAAATTCCTCGGAAACGTAAATGCCACAAGCGATATCCAGAGCGCCATCAAGAACAAGTTCCATAGCACAGGTATTTATATGGTAAAGCTCGGTTCTGCAATGAAGAGCGTCTCCGTAAAATAA
- a CDS encoding flavin reductase family protein: protein MRKNLGVKTYLYPQPTLVIATYNEDGSANAMVAAWGSISDNNQVAIYVAKTHKTIPNILARKSFTVSMATADHIKAIDYLGITSGNRVADKFAKAGFTSVKSENVDAPLVAELPLALECKLVSYDEESELLLGEIVNVTADESVLDQDGKLSVEKLAPVCYDSAGHGYYVMERRVGNAFSDGKSI from the coding sequence ATGCGCAAAAATCTCGGAGTAAAAACTTATCTGTACCCGCAGCCGACTTTGGTCATCGCCACCTATAACGAGGATGGCTCGGCAAATGCCATGGTGGCCGCTTGGGGTTCTATCAGCGACAACAACCAGGTTGCAATTTACGTGGCCAAGACTCATAAGACCATCCCGAATATTCTTGCTCGCAAATCTTTTACCGTGAGCATGGCAACGGCTGACCACATCAAGGCGATTGACTATTTGGGTATTACCAGTGGTAATCGCGTGGCTGATAAATTTGCAAAGGCTGGCTTTACGTCTGTTAAGAGTGAAAATGTCGATGCACCGCTTGTTGCTGAATTGCCGCTAGCGCTCGAATGCAAGCTCGTGAGCTACGATGAAGAATCGGAACTCCTGCTCGGCGAAATCGTGAACGTCACTGCCGACGAATCCGTGCTTGATCAAGACGGAAAGCTCTCCGTCGAGAAGCTTGCCCCGGTTTGCTACGATTCCGCAGGCCACGGCTACTACGTGATGGAACGCCGCGTCGGCAACGCCTTCAGCGATGGGAAGAGCATCTAG
- a CDS encoding DUF4434 domain-containing protein, whose translation MSRLCHILHYASVTFLCCISLFTNNGAYATGLNGVFDAGWTTAYQSQDSLTLMHQRLQSLGMEYVVLQYAAVEATHLYYPSQLDFLQNTQYKNNQLFPKSIEAAKIAGTKIWLGLYYNGEDWFLPPTVTQLDTLCARNVRVLNELYELYGRENVIDGVYIPQEIALYYWDGLREDATAESLVTHFLKPIVDAAKAIGWKVMTAPFYNQNLESPEKLQLFFEKLFAAGFKPDVIAVQDGIGASDAGKAHADIATVGKYERVVAQACAKYGIEFWVDAELFRTDDSKALADSARISAQLDTARASGAVNVIGYDLAVLGSAGLDSLEKWKSQTVGLKKSRNPNKNPQKLLKFYKLNGARVYLDRR comes from the coding sequence ATGTCTAGATTGTGTCATATTTTGCACTATGCTTCTGTCACATTTTTGTGCTGTATTTCTTTGTTTACAAATAACGGTGCTTATGCGACGGGGCTTAATGGTGTATTTGATGCGGGTTGGACGACGGCGTACCAGTCACAGGATTCCTTGACTCTCATGCACCAGCGTTTGCAATCACTCGGAATGGAATATGTCGTATTGCAATATGCTGCAGTTGAAGCGACTCATTTGTATTACCCATCACAACTCGATTTTTTGCAGAATACGCAGTACAAAAATAATCAGCTTTTCCCGAAGAGTATAGAGGCTGCAAAAATTGCAGGAACCAAAATTTGGCTTGGACTTTATTACAATGGTGAAGATTGGTTTTTACCTCCGACGGTTACACAACTTGATACTTTGTGTGCGAGAAACGTTCGCGTTTTAAATGAACTTTATGAATTGTATGGACGTGAGAATGTAATTGATGGAGTGTATATCCCGCAAGAAATTGCGCTCTATTATTGGGATGGACTCCGCGAAGATGCGACTGCAGAATCGCTAGTGACTCATTTTTTGAAACCAATTGTGGATGCTGCGAAGGCGATTGGTTGGAAGGTTATGACGGCTCCATTCTACAATCAGAATTTGGAATCTCCCGAAAAATTGCAATTGTTTTTCGAGAAACTTTTTGCTGCGGGTTTCAAGCCTGATGTGATTGCTGTTCAAGATGGTATTGGGGCAAGTGATGCAGGGAAGGCTCATGCAGATATTGCGACAGTCGGAAAATACGAACGTGTGGTGGCCCAAGCTTGTGCAAAATATGGAATTGAATTTTGGGTCGATGCGGAATTGTTCCGCACTGATGATTCTAAAGCACTTGCGGATAGTGCGCGAATTTCGGCGCAACTGGATACAGCGCGTGCTTCGGGTGCTGTGAATGTCATCGGTTATGATTTGGCTGTTCTTGGGAGCGCTGGGCTAGATTCGCTAGAAAAGTGGAAATCGCAGACTGTCGGGCTTAAAAAGTCGCGCAATCCCAACAAGAATCCGCAAAAACTATTGAAGTTTTACAAGCTGAACGGCGCAAGGGTCTATCTTGACCGTCGTTAA